The following proteins are encoded in a genomic region of Palaemon carinicauda isolate YSFRI2023 chromosome 19, ASM3689809v2, whole genome shotgun sequence:
- the LOC137658185 gene encoding 14 kDa phosphohistidine phosphatase-like isoform X1, with product MISCRFLLQRPLFFVNSPPVKAALGNRSFAQGVKMASPLDKVEDADIDVGRFKYILINVHHSPEGGPEVSKHIVRGYSSAGFHADVYDKVAPAIEKLGLDCECLGGGRILHDAEKKTIEVFGYSQGYGRADHSLSVEILKKKYPDYEKITFSNEGY from the exons ATGATTAGCTGCCGTTTCCTCTTACAAAGACCATTATTTTTTGTTAATTCACCTCCTGTGAAGGCAGCACTTGGAAATAGGAGTTTTGCACAAG GAGTTAAAATGGCTTCTCCACTGGACAAAGTAGAAGATGCTGACATTGACGTTGGACGTTTTAAGTATATATTAATCAATGTTCACCATTCGCCAGAAGGAGGACCAGAGGTTTCTAAGCACATTGTCAGAGG ATACTCTTCTGCAGGCTTTCATGCTGATGTTTATGATAAAGTTGCTCCAGCAATTGAAAAATTGGGGTTAGATTGTGAATGCCTAGGTGGAGGACGTATCCTTCATGATGCCGAGAAAAAGACAATCGAAGTATTTGGTTATTCGCAGGGCTATGGTAGAGCCGATCATTCTCTTTCTGTTGAGATTCTCAAGAAGAAATATCCAGATTATGAAAAAATCACCTTTTCTAATGAGGGCTACTAG
- the LOC137658185 gene encoding 14 kDa phosphohistidine phosphatase-like isoform X2, with product MASPLDKVEDADIDVGRFKYILINVHHSPEGGPEVSKHIVRGYSSAGFHADVYDKVAPAIEKLGLDCECLGGGRILHDAEKKTIEVFGYSQGYGRADHSLSVEILKKKYPDYEKITFSNEGY from the exons ATGGCTTCTCCACTGGACAAAGTAGAAGATGCTGACATTGACGTTGGACGTTTTAAGTATATATTAATCAATGTTCACCATTCGCCAGAAGGAGGACCAGAGGTTTCTAAGCACATTGTCAGAGG ATACTCTTCTGCAGGCTTTCATGCTGATGTTTATGATAAAGTTGCTCCAGCAATTGAAAAATTGGGGTTAGATTGTGAATGCCTAGGTGGAGGACGTATCCTTCATGATGCCGAGAAAAAGACAATCGAAGTATTTGGTTATTCGCAGGGCTATGGTAGAGCCGATCATTCTCTTTCTGTTGAGATTCTCAAGAAGAAATATCCAGATTATGAAAAAATCACCTTTTCTAATGAGGGCTACTAG
- the LOC137658936 gene encoding uncharacterized protein: MAISDAGPNPENSGRDLEALLCDGCNLWQHRTCGTGVTREDYRKAVREGVEIDWRCATCSSKLGNTADCITDHPPDEALVDNLINEDSVNNGECLIEDQAQALVECITYEKVCASSQRGKQKLVDSQGYSYTFKRETTVGVHWRCAVRNKNVKCGMIIKEVNNSFIRGPSEHSHPPETCPATTSKVSKLIKDKAMEDVFRPALEIVEEVILENVDPTMPTASLPAPINLARQANRKRQANRPAEPVDLSFEISEEHIPPNFLKFDIHVGDRRHLVFATEGQCQLLAKAKRWYVDGTFKVVRQPFTQLFSIHAFMKYDGNVKQMPLVFVLMSGKRRKDYKKVFSRIKEILGEQLKVQEVILDFEASVWRAIPDVFPDVVMRGCAFHWGQAVWRKAQEFGLQSAYTSDTKTYKFVRQLLSLPYVPDDHIEGLFLRFYRKAAGSQQLLNLLEYIHNTWISSEMWPPKAWCVFGRSVRTNNDVEGWHHRLNRKSRKGQLNFYILLSLLYNEAKLVPLYVNFLNDGKVLRHQKTKYAKQHGRLVVLWEEFSLGHRSGKSLLKAVSHFIAVNV; encoded by the exons atggcgatatcagatgcaggacccaacccggagaattccggacgggattta GAGGCATTGCTGTGTGACGGATGCAATTTGTGGCAACACCGAACTTGTGGGACGGGCGTTACCAGGGAAGATTACAGAAAAGCAGTAAGAGAGGGGGTGGAAATTGATTGGAGGTGTGCCACATGCTCTTCCAAACTAGGCAACACTGCTGACTGTATCACTGACCATCCACCTGATGAAGCGTTGGTGGATAATCTTATCAACGAGGACTCTGTAAATAATGGTGAATGTTTAATCGAGGATCAGGCACAAGCATTGGTAGAATGTATTACTTATGAAAAAGTGTGTGCGTCATCACAAAGAGGAAAACAGAAACTTGTAGACAGTCAGGGTTATTCATATACATTCAAAAGAGAAACAACAGTTGGTGTTCATTGGCGTTGCGCAGTTAGGAATAAAAATGTTAAGTGTGGAATGATAATAAAGGAAGTGAATAATTCGTTTATCAGAGGGCCCAGTGAACATTCCCATCCACCGGAAACATGCCCTGCTACCACAAGTAAGgtttcaaaattaattaaagataaagCAATGGAGGATGTGTTTCGGCCCGCATTAGAAATCGTGGAGGAAGTAATCCTTGAAAACGTAGATCCAACAATGCCTACTGCTTCACTACCTGCCCCCATAAATCTCGCTCGTCAAGCAAACAGGAAGCGGCAAGCAAACAGACCTGCTGAACCCGTGGATTTGAGTTTTGAAATTAGTGAGGAACACATACCACCTAACTTTCTTAAATTTGATATACATGTAGGGGATAGACGTCACTTAGTATTTGCAACAGAAGGACAGTGTCAGTTACTTGCTAAAGCAAAAAGGTGGTATGTCGATGGGACATTCAAAGTTGTTAGGCAACCCTTCACACAACTTTTTAGCATTCATGCATTCATGAAGTATGATGGGAATGTGAAACAAATGCCTCTTGTATTTGTTTTAATGTCAGGTAAGAGACGCAAAGATTACAAAAAGGTGTTTAGTAGAATTAAGGAAATCCTAGGTGAACAATTAAAAGTACAAGAAGTAATTCTAGATTTTGAGGCAAGTGTTTGGCGGGCTATCCCAGATGTGTTCCCAGATGTAGTTATGCGTGGTTGTGCGTTTCACTGGGGACAAGCAGTGTGGAGGAAGGCCCAAGAATTTGGCCTTCAGTCTGCATACACAAGTGACACCAAAACATATAAGTTTGTGAGACAACTTCTTTCTCTACCATACGTACCTGATGATCACATAGAAGgactatttttaagattttatagaaaaGCAGCTGGGTCACAACAACTTTTAAATCTTTTAGAATACATTCACAATACTTGGATTTCCTCCGAAATGTGGCCACCCAAAGCGTGGTGTGTTTTTGGTAGGAGTGTCAGGACAAACAACGACGTGGAAGGGTGGCACCACAGACTAAACAGAAAATCACGAAAAGGTCAACTTAATTTCTACATTCTCCTATCTCTTTTGTATAATGAAGCAAAGCTTGTGCCACTATATGTAAATTTCTTAAATGATGGAAAAGTGTTGCGCCACCAAAAGACAAAGTATGCTAAGCAACATGGAAGACTAGTCGTACTGTGGGAGGAGTTTTCTCTAGGTCATAGATCGGGTAAAAGCCTTCTAAAAGCTGTTTCCCATTTCATTGCTGTGAATGTatga